The window CCCGTTCTAAGGCTTCTAGATTTATCGGCTCGGACGGGAGTTCAAACCACAATTCCCCTTTTGTCGACGATGGGTTTTTCACGGTTTCGGGGACGTCGGTGAGAGTCAAAGTATCGCCATCGGAAAGGACCACCATTCTTTCTACCAGATTCTCCAGTTCGCGAACGTTGCCCATCCACGGATAATCAAAAAACACCTTGAACACCTCGCGGGCTATCTTTGGCGGTCTCATACCATGTTTCGAAGCGGATCGGATGACAAAATGTTCGGTCAGGACCGGCAGATCCTCACGGCGTTCACGCAGCGGTGGAATCGTGATGGGAACGACCGCTAGCCGGTAGTAAAGATCCTCGCGGAAGGCGTTTTCTTTTATAAGTTCAGGCAGGTTCTCGTTGCTGGCGGCAATTATTCGAGCATCTACCTTACGCGGGATGTTCTCGCCAAGCCGTGTCACTTCCTGCTCCTGTAAAACCCTCAATAGCCGTGTTTGAGACTGGAGAGGCATGGCACTTATCTCATCAAGGAATAAGGTGCCGCCGTTAGCTTCCTCAAATTTACCCGTCGATTCGTGGGCCGCACCGGTGAACGCTCCTTTCTTATATCCAAATAGCTCCGCTTCGATTAATGTTTCTGGTATGGCGGCGCAGTTGATAGCAACAAAGGGATTGTTTTTGCGCGTGCCGGAAAAGTGTATTCCTTTCGCGATCAATTCCTTCCCGGTTCCCGTTTCGCCTTCGATCAAAACTGTGACGTTTGTTTTGGACACCCTCTCAACCAGGTCAAAAACCTGAAGCATCTTCTCAGATGTTCCGATAACGTTCTCGATTCGAAAGTCTTCGTGAATCTGCCGTCTCAGCCTTCTATTTTCCGCTAGGGCATGGCCGTATTTTAGAGCTTTCTCGACTGTAAGCAGGATCTCCTGTCGATTAAAGGGCTTGGTAATAAAATCAAAAGCCCCACCGCGCATCGCTTCTACCGCCGTATCGACATCTCCAAAAGCTGTAATAACAATGATCGGTATTTCGCTGTTGATCGCCGTTGCTTGGCTGACAAGCTGCGACCCCGTCATCTTCGGCATTCGCCAATCCGTGATGACGCAGTCAAAATCTTCTGCTGAATACGATTTTAAGGCTTCCCTGCCGTCACCCTCGCTCACGACAGAATGCCCGGCCTCGGAAAGCTGGAATTCAAGGACGCGGCGCAAGGAATCATCATCATCGACGAGCAAGATTTTGGCGTTCGCTTCTTTCATTTTTAGATCATTTCATCTCAAAAGTAAGCGTTGTCCATTTTGATTCGTAATTTAGGTTTGGATCGGCGAGTTTGCTCATGTTGATAAACTTGACATACCACTTCCCTGATCCGTCGAGTTTCAACTTCACAATGCCCTTCGCGTCGCTTCTGAGTTCTGGTGACGTTTTGATCTTTCCGCTTTCCTCGCGACCGGCGAGAACGACTTGATCCGCGAGTGGCTTCCCGTCCTTCAGGCACAGGACTTCCATCGTGTCACCCTTTTTAAGATTGTAAGGATTCTGCTGCGGGACGAGTTCTACCGGATAGCCCAGAACGGTCTTGTAATCATCCGTTTGCTTTTTGCCGACTTGCAAGATCGCTTTGACGTGCTTTGCGTAACGCTCCTTGGCGTCCTTTTCGAGTTCGCCGGTCTTGCGGCGTTCTTCCAAGGTATCGGGCAGG is drawn from Acidobacteriota bacterium and contains these coding sequences:
- a CDS encoding sigma-54-dependent Fis family transcriptional regulator; its protein translation is MKEANAKILLVDDDDSLRRVLEFQLSEAGHSVVSEGDGREALKSYSAEDFDCVITDWRMPKMTGSQLVSQATAINSEIPIIVITAFGDVDTAVEAMRGGAFDFITKPFNRQEILLTVEKALKYGHALAENRRLRRQIHEDFRIENVIGTSEKMLQVFDLVERVSKTNVTVLIEGETGTGKELIAKGIHFSGTRKNNPFVAINCAAIPETLIEAELFGYKKGAFTGAAHESTGKFEEANGGTLFLDEISAMPLQSQTRLLRVLQEQEVTRLGENIPRKVDARIIAASNENLPELIKENAFREDLYYRLAVVPITIPPLRERREDLPVLTEHFVIRSASKHGMRPPKIAREVFKVFFDYPWMGNVRELENLVERMVVLSDGDTLTLTDVPETVKNPSSTKGELWFELPSEPINLEALEREIIRSSLLRHGGNQSQTSKYLGITRSALIYRIQKYDLDESGSSISDD
- a CDS encoding DUF4198 domain-containing protein, producing MKKHTIFAFILSLSLVASIVAHDLFLKTDSYFLKPNSKFTVKVMNGTFLASEGAVTFARLNDVSVVSSGNRVHPVEADLSKDETTAFLNLTTGAAGTYVVGLSTKSREIALKAADFNEYLKEDGLPDTLEERRKTGELEKDAKERYAKHVKAILQVGKKQTDDYKTVLGYPVELVPQQNPYNLKKGDTMEVLCLKDGKPLADQVVLAGREESGKIKTSPELRSDAKGIVKLKLDGSGKWYVKFINMSKLADPNLNYESKWTTLTFEMK